One Neovison vison isolate M4711 chromosome 2, ASM_NN_V1, whole genome shotgun sequence genomic window carries:
- the LOC122899332 gene encoding ceramide-1-phosphate transfer protein: MDGLESDFNLRVVLVSFKQCLNEKEEVLLDHYLAGWRGLVRFLNSLGAVFSFVSKDVTAKLQVMERLRGGPQREHYSSLQAMVAYEVGHQLVDLTRRSRHPDSGCRTVLRLHRALRWLQLFLEGLRTSPEDARTAVLCTDSYNASLAAYHPWIIRRAVTVAFCTLPTRKVFLEAMNVGSPQQAVEMLGEALPFIERVYSVSQELYAKHSLLDLP, encoded by the exons ATGGACGGCTTGGAGTCGGACTTCAACCTGAGGGTCGTCTTGGTCAGTTTCAAGCAGTGTCTCAACGAGAAGGAGGAGGTGCTACTGGATCACTACCTCGCCGGATGGAGGGGTCTAGTCAG GTTCCTGAACAGCCTGGGTGCCGTCTTCTCCTTCGTCTCCAAGGACGTCACTGCGAAGCTGCAGGTCATGGAGCGCCTGCGCGGCGGCCCCCAGCGGGAGCACTACAGCAGCCTGCAGGCCATGGTGGCCTATGAGGTGGGCCACCAGCTGGTGGACCTGACGCGGCGCTCCCGCCACCCGGACTCGGGCTGCCGGACGGTGCTCCGGCTGCACCGTGCCCTGCGCTGGCTACAGCTCTTCCTGGAAGGCCTGCGCACCAGCCCCGAGGACGCCCGCACGGCTGTGCTCTGCACCGACTCCTACAACGCCTCGCTGGCGGCCTACCACCCCTGGATTATCCGCCGGGCTGTGACTGTGGCCTTCTGTACGTTGCCCACACGCAAGGTCTTTCTGGAGGCCATGAACGTGGGGTCCCCACAGCAGGCTGTGGAGATGCTGGGCGAGGCCCTGCCCTTCATTGAGCGAGTCTACAGTGTCTCCCAGGAGCTTTATGCCAAGCATTCCCTGCTGGATCTGCCCTGA
- the TAS1R3 gene encoding taste receptor type 1 member 3 codes for MLGWTLLGLTALSGLGAGAPLCLSQQLRMQGDYMLGGLFPLGTTDDAGLGGRIQPNATVCTRFSSLGLLWALAVKMAVEEINNGSTLLPGLRLGCDLFDTCSEPVVAMKPSLMFMAKAGSCDVAASCNYTQYQPRVLAVIGPHSSELALLTGKFFSFFLMPQVSYGASTDRLSNRETFPSFFRTVPSDRAQAEAMVELLVELGWSWVAAAGSDDEYGRQGLSLFSSLANARGICIAHEGLVPLPPAGSLRPGSVQDLLRQVNQSRAQVLVLFSSARAARALLGDSIRRRLSPKVWVASEAWLTSDLVMTLPGLATVGTVLGFLQQGAPMPEFPSYVRSRLALAADPAFCASLDAEQPGLEEHVVGPRCPQCDHITLEDVSAGLLHHQTFAAYAAVYGVAQALHNTLLCTASGCPPREPVQPWQLLENMYNMTFHARGLALQFDASGNVNMDYDLKLWVWQDPTPELRTVGVFNGRLKLWHSQLSWHTPGNQPPVSQCSRQCREGQVRRVKGFHSCCYDCVDCKAGSYQRSPDDLLCTQCEQDQWSPDRSTRCFPRRPTFLAWGEPAVLVLLILLGLALGLVLAALGLFIWHWDSPLVQASGGPWACFGLACLGLVCLSVLLFPGRPGPASCLAQQPLLHIPLTGCLSTLFLQAAQIFVRSELPPSWAEPLRGRLQGPWAWLVVLPPLLAEAALCTWCLVIFPPEVVTDWWVLPTEALVHCRVRSWVSFGLVHATNAVLAFLCFLGTFLVQSQPGHYNGARGLTFAMLTYFITWISFVPLFANVHVAYQPTVQMGAILLCALGILATFHLPKCYLLLWRPELNTPAFFLGDDAGVQCSSSTGGQETRGKNK; via the exons ATGCTAGGCTGGACTCTCCTGGGCCTCACGGCTCTCTCGGGCCTCGGGGCAGGCGCCCCACTGTGCTTATCCCAGCAGCTCAGGATGCAAGGGGACTACATGCTGGGCGGGCTCTTCCCCCTGGGCACAACTGACGATGCTGGTCTGGGCGGCAGGATACAACCCAATGCCACTGTGTGCACCAg GTTCTCGTCCCTCGGCCTGCTCTGGGCGCTGGCCGTGAAGATGGCCGTGGAGGAGATCAACAACGGGTCCACCCTGCTGCCGGGGCTGCGTCTGGGCTGTGACCTCTTCGACACGTGTTCAGAGCCCGTGGTGGCCATGAAGCCCAGCCTCATGTTCATGGCCAAGGCGGGCAGCTGCGACGTGGCCGCCTCCTGCAACTACACGCAGTACCAGCCCCGCGTGCTGGCTGTCATTGGGCCCCACTCGTCCGAGCTCGCCCTCCTCACCGGCAAGTTCTTCAGCTTCTTCCTCATGCCTCAG GTCAGCTACGGGGCCAGCACCGACCGGCTGAGCAACCGGGAAACCTTCCCGTCCTTCTTCCGCACGGTGCCCAGTGACCGCGCGCAGGCCGAGGCGATGGTGGAGCTGCTGGTGGAGCTCGGCTGGAGCTGGGTGGCTGCGGCGGGCAGCGACGACGAGTACGGCCGGCAGGGCCTGAGCCTCTTCTCCAGCTTGGCCAACGCCAGGGGCATCTGCATCGCGCACGAGGGCCTGGTGCCGCTGCCGCCCGCGGGCAGCCTGCGGCCGGGCTCTGTGCAGGACCTGCTGCGCCAGGTGAACCAGAGCCGCGCACAGGTGCTGGTGCTCTTCTCCTCCGCCCGCGCGGCCCGCGCCCTCCTCGGCGACAGCATCCGCCGCAGGCTCTCACCCAAGGTGTGGGTGGCCAGCGAGGCCTGGCTGACCTCAGACCTGGTCATGACGCTGCCCGGCTTGGCCACGGTGGGCACCGTGCTTGGCTTCCTCCAGCAGGGCGCCCCCATGCCCGAGTTTCCGTCCTACGTGCGCAGCCGCCTGGCCCTGGCAGCCGACCCCGCCTTCTGTGCCTCGCTGGACGCCGAACAGCCCGGCCTAGAGGAGCACGTGGTGGGGCCGCGCTGCCCGCAGTGTGACCACATCACGCTGGAGGACGTATCTGCGGGGTTGCTGCACCACCAGACCTTCGCCGCCTACGCGGCCGTGTACGGCGTGGCCCAGGCCCTCCACAACACACTGCTCTGCACTGCCTCAGGCTGCCCCCCGCGGGAGCCTGTGCAGCCCTGGCAG ctCCTCGAGAACATGTACAACATGACCTTCCACGCACGTGGCCTGGCACTGCAGTTCGATGCCAGCGGGAACGTGAACATGGATTATGACCTAAAACTGTGGGTGTGGCAGGACCCGACACCCGAGTTGCGCACTGTCGGAGTCTTTAATGGCCGCCTGAAGCTCTGGCACTCCCAGCTGTCCTGGCACACACCAGGGAACCAG CCGCCTGTGTCCCAGTGCTCCCGGCAGTGCAGGGAGGGCCAGGTGCGCCGAGTGAAAGGCTTCCACTCCTGCTGTTACGACTGCGTGGACTGCAAGGCTGGCAGCTACCAGCGCAGCCCAG ATGACCTCCTCTGCACCCAGTGTGAGCAGGACCAGTGGTCCCCAGACCGGAGCACACGCTGCTTCCCCCGCAGGCCCACGTTCCTGGCATGGGGGGAGCCAGCCGTGCTGGTGTTGCTTATACTGCTGGGCCTGGCGCTGGGTCTGGTGCTGGCAGCCCTGGGGCTCTTCATCTGGCACTGGGACAGCCCACTGGTTCAGGCCTCAGGTGGGCCATGGGCCTGCTTTGGCCTGGCCTGCCTGGGCCTCGTCTGCCTCAGCGTCCTCCTGTTCCCTGGCCGGCCAGGCCCTGCCAGCTGCCTGGCCCAGCAGCCACTGCTCCACATTCCACTTACTGGCTGCCTGAGCACACTTTTCTTGCAAGCGGCCCAGATATTTGTGCGCTCGGAGTTGCCACCCAGCTGGGCAGAGCCGCTGCGTGGCCGCCTGCAGGGGCCCTGGGCCTGGCTGGTGGTGCTACCGCCTCTGCTGGCAGAAGCGGCACTGTGCACCTGGTGCCTGGTGATTTTCCCGCCAGAGGTGGTGACGGACTGGTGGGTGCTGCCCACAGAGGCGCTTGTGCACTGCCGTGTGCGCTCCTGGGTCAGCTTCGGCCTGGTGCACGCCACCAATGCTGTGCTGGCCTTCCTCTGCTTCCTGGGCACCTTCCTGGTGCAGAGCCAGCCGGGCCACTACAATGGCGCCCGTGGCCTCACTTTTGCCATGCTGACCTACTTCATCACCTGGATCTCCTTTGTGCCCCTCTTTGCTAATGTGCACGTGGCCTACCAGCCCACAGTGCAGATGGGTGCCATCCTCCTCTGTGCCCTGGGCATCCTGGCCACCTTCCACCTGCCCAAGTGCTACCTGCTGCTGTGGCGGCCGGAGCTCAACACCCCTGCATTCTTCCTGGGAGATGATGCTGGAGTACAGTGCAGCAGCAGTACTGGGGGGCAGGAGACTCGGGGCAAAAACAAGTGA